CACGGCCCGGTCTGGTGCTGTGGACATACTGGAATCTCGGTCTTGATCTCTGCGACCCGCAGGCTGAAGGCCGCCTTGAGCGCAGAGCCTTTTTGCAGAAACTGCTTCAGGATCTGGCGCACCCTGCCGGAACCCACACTTTCTGGCCCGCCGGCATGCCCGTCGCGCCGGAAGACCGCACCCCCGGCACGGACCAAAGCCTTGTGCCCCACGCCGACGCCTTCTGGTCGGGAACCTCGCGCCTCGGCGCACGGGGCGTGGTGGTTATGGGCTCCGCAGCCGTCAAGGCGCTGGGCCTGCCCCCCGGCCTGCGGCCCCTCCAGCAAACCCGCTACAGGGGCCACATGGTGTGGGTGCTGTGGGATGTGGACTATTTGCAGCGCGAAGACCAGCGCTATGCCTCCATGCTGGCCTTTTTGCGGCAGTCCCTGCGACAGGTCGCCCGCTAGGGCAATGTACTTTGAGATATTTTGTGGGGGAGGGACCCTTTTGTAAAAGGGTCTCCTCCCCCACGCCCCCTCCCCCTAAAACTTTTAGGGAAACCCTGATTTATTTCGTTTGACGGCGTTGCTTCACTTTTTTTGAAACAGTCGAGGACGGAAGAGTCCACTCCTGCTTCAAAAAAAGAGTGCGCCTTGCCAAACGAAATAACTGCGCGTTTCCAGGAGGTTCGTTAATCAGGGCTTCCGAAGAGTACTTTCAAAATGAAATTGCTCTAAAATGCGGCGTGCCGCAGGGGAAGGAAGGTCTTGGGCATCAACCGGGGCCGTGCCGCCGCTGCGCCCAGCCCGAAGTGTTGTTACTTTTTTTTGAAACCACGTGGGGGCACGCCAGCCCCTATAACACACGCGCCGCCCTGCACTTTTTTTCGGTGCGGGCAGCTGCAAAAGCTTTTCCGGTCGTTGGAGGATTTTGTGTTTATCGCCATGGGCCTCATGCTTCTGGGCATTGCCGTGGGCCTTCTGCTGCGCGGCAGGCCGCTGGCCGCCAAACTCACACGCTGCGTCACCCCGGCCATCATGCTGCTGCTCTTTGCCCTCGGCATTTCCGTGGGCGGCAACAGTACCCTCATGGCGGCCCTGCCCAGACTGGGCGGCGCTGCCATTGCACTCACCGTGGGCGCTGTCGCGGGTTCTCTTGCCTGCGTGCTCTGCATCCGCCGTTTTTTCCGCCAACCGCCGGAACCCGACGCCCTCACCCCGACGCCCGACGCCGGGGGCCAGGCGGGCGCGCCGTCCGCTTCCGGCCGTGAGGGCTCACAGGCATGAGCGGCAGCCTCGTCATCCTGTTTTTTTTCGGCGCTGGCCTGCTGCTGGCCCGCGTGGGCTTTATCCCCGACTATTTCATTGAACACGACATGACGCTCTACATGCTATGGCTGCTCATGATTCTTGTGGGCATCTCAATGGGATCCGACAGGCGGCTTGGCGAAATGCTGCGCAGCCTGCGGCCCCGGGTGCTGCTGCTGCCCTTGGCCACCACTGTGGGCACCTTTGCCGGAACAGCCCTTGTCAGCCTTTTTCTCGTCTACAGCGCTGCCGAATGCATGGCTGTGGGCGCGGGATTTGCCTACTATTCGCTTTCTTCCATCTTCATCACGCAATACAAGGGGCCGGAGCTGGGAACCATAGCCCTTATCAGCAATATCCTCCGCGAATTGTTCACCCTGCTCTTCACGCCGCTGCTGGTGCGCTTTATGGGCCCCACGGCGGCCATCAGCTGCGGCGGCGCTTCCACCGTTGACACCACCCTGCCCGTCATTACCCGCTACGCCGGAAACCAGTGGGTGTTCATATCCATTGTGCACGCCCTTGTCCTGGACTTCAGCGTGCCCTTCTGGGTGACGTTTTTTTGCAGCATTTGAGTAAGATAACGAACCTTCTGCTCTGATGTGGCGACTCCAGAGGTCACGACGCAGCGCGGGAACCCGGAAAAAAGAAATGTGACGGGCCGCCTTGCCAGAAGAGTAAAAAACCATAAGTATGGATGAAGAGCCAGCACACAGCCTCTGGAGGATATGGATCATGGCCCGCATGCGCTCAGCCAAACAAAAACTGAAAGATGCCATCAATAGTCCGGAATGGCGCAGCCATCTTGACGAAATAACCCAGGGCGGCCTTGAAAACGTGGGTCCGCTGTTTTCTTTTCTTTTGCTCGGCCCGCAAACCATGCACCGCGCCGCCGTGGCTCTGGGGCAGATCACGGCCCGGCTTGCCGAAACACAGCCCGAGGCCGCCAAAAACATCATCCGCCGCCTCATGTGGCACCTCAATGAAGAATCCGGCAATATCGGTTGGGGCATCCCCAACGCCTTTGCCGAAATTCTGGCCGCCAGCGCCCCCCTTGCCAAGGATTTTCACCGCATTCTTGTCTCCTACGTCATTGACCTTGGCCATGACGACAATTTTTGCGACCACGACATCCTGCGGCGCTCCTGCTACTGGGGCATAGGGCGACTTGCGCAGGCACGGCCAGAGCTGTGCCTGGGCGCGCGAAAATGGCTGCTCAAGGGGCTGGAAGATCAGGATGTCATCTGCCGGGGCATGGCCGCCTGGGCCTTGAGCCAGCTGCCCCCTGACCTCATGGACGCTCCCGCCCTGCGGCGCCTGGCTGATGCCGGGCTTGAAGAACAGTGCGAACTCTTTGACGGCAACATCGTGTATGAAAAAAGCGTCAGCCAGATCGCCCGCGACGCGCTGGAAAAACTCGCGGCCTGATTTTTCCGCAACATTTCTGCGCAAAAAAGCCCTCCGAATGGAGGGCTTTTTTATCATGAACACCCGCGCGGCCCGCGCGTGCTATCTGAGAGCAAATACGCTTTGAACTGGCTTGCTGGCTAAAGGACGCTGTCTCTTGAACCCGCGTTCCAGATCAAAGAACTCGGTGTACCATGACACAACACGATAAGAGTTTTAGGGGGTGGGGGCGTGGGGGAGGAGACCCTTTTTTAGAACATCTACCCTTTAAAAAAGGGTAGATGTTCTAACGCTGCACGAGAGTGCAGCGCGCCACAACATGGCGTGGATTCTGCCGAAAATCGCATTTTTGGCAGAATGACTCCTTTGAAATATGAAATATTTCAAAGGTAATCTGGTCTAAAGTGAAGTAGTCGCGATTTGATCTGACAGTTGTCCCTTGAAAAGCGAGGGGAACTCCGTTTTGATGGAAGTGTAAACGTACCATCAACCGGGCACAGCGCCCACGGAGTTTCCCCATGGAAAGTTTCAATCAAAACGTCATCAAACACAAGACCGGACTTCTCAACCTTGCTGCCGAACTCGGCAATGTCTCCAGAGCCTGCCGCATCATGGGCTTTTCCAGAGATACCTTCTACCGGTATCAAACAGCACGAGACGCCGGAGGCGTTGAAGCGCTGTTTGAGGTCAGCCGCAAAAAGCCCAACCTGAAAAATCGCGTGGAAGAGGCCACGGAACTGGCGGTGTTGGATTTTGCGATAGCCTTCCCTGCTCATGGGCAAGTGCGGGCCAGCAACGAACTGCGCAAAACCGGCGTATTTGTGTCGCCGTCAGGGGTGCGTTCCATCTGGTTGCGCCATGACCTGGCCTCAATGAAGCAGCGCCTGAACGCCCTGGAGAAGAAGTCCGCTGAAGAGGGCATTGTGCTCACCGAAGCCCAGGTACAAGCTCTGGAGCGTAAAAAACACGACGATGAGGCTTGCGGCGAAATAGAAAGCCATCATCCCGGATATCTCGGCAGTCAGGACACATTTTACGTCGGCACCATCAAGGGCGTCGGCCGTATTTATCAGCAAACCTTTGTGGATACCTACTCTAAGTGGGCGGCTGCCAAGCTCTACACTACCAAAACACCCATCACCGGAGCCGACCTGCTCAATGACCGGGTTTTGCCATTCTTCACTTCAATGGAAATGGGCATTATCCGCATGCTGACGGACAGGGGCACAGAGTACTGCGGCAGACTGGAAACGCATGACTACCAGCTTTATCTGGGCATAAACAACATAGAACACACCAAGGCCAAGGCGCGGCATCCGCAGACAAACGGCATCTGCGAACGTTTCCACAAGACCATCCTGCACGAGTTTTACCAGGTTGCCTTCCGGCGGAAACTGTATAACTCTCTGGAGGAACTGCAGGCCGATCTGGATGTCTGGATGGAACATTACAACATCGAAAGGACACATCAAGGGAAAAAGTGTTGCGGCAGAACGCCATTGCAAACACTCCTTGACGGAAAACAGATCTGGAAGGAAAAGGTCGGACAACTCAACTAACCTGACAATCGGAACCATCAAAACGGAACCGACTGTCAGATCAAGTCTGAACTACTACATCTAAAGAGGGTCCCTCCCCCACAAAACTTTCCAACATACCGTGACAGCGCGACAGCCCACCGGGCTCAGTCATCCATTTTTCGGATCACCACGCCCTGTTCCTCAAGCTGACGCATGACGTCGCCGCACCGGAAAACATCCGCACCCACGATTTCGGCTTCGTCCAGCAAACTCATGCTTCCGTCGGCATAGGCCAGCAGGTCCATCATGAGATCAACCTGCTCGGTACAGGAATATCTGGTGCTCAGCGTGGGGTACAGCCCCCGCTTGCCCAGTTGCGGTTCGCACAGAACCTTGCATTGGTACGTCACATTTTCTTCAATGGACGCAAGCACCTTGCGCATTATTTCGAAGCCGCCGTGAAGGCCTTGTTCCGTGACCAGCGAGCAGTCGTCCAGCGACGTGTGGTATTCGGGGAAGACATGGTACTTGGTGCGCATGACGCTGCACAGGGGCAGATCAATGCCTGGCGAGCAGTACTGCCGCTCGTCGCTGCCCCTGTCATGAAAGGTGTAACGCACAAAGTCCGGGGCAAAGTGTTGCAGCACGTGCAGTGCCGCCTTGTCTGCCAGGGTGTTGCCCTTGCGGCTCGGCAGATAGGAATAGGCGCGGTCGTCTCCAAGGCAGGTCAGGTTGAACCCGGCCACCACCCGTTCGCGCAGCTGCAGATAGTTTTTGCTGAGATAGGTAATGGAGCCTATGGTTTCCGGCACAAAAACAAAACGGTACGTGTAGCGGCGCGGCGCGGTTTGCAGCCAGCGCGCCAGAGCCATGGCCACCACAGGGCCGGAAAGCTCATTATTGGCCATGGAGGGGTGGCACACATAGGTGGAAAGAAAAACTTCCTTCTCGCTGTGGCCGGGCAGCACCAGTTCGCCGTACGTGAGATGGCCGGGCGCGAGCGTGGACTTGATCACCGCATGGTACATGCCCGGTTTGAGCTTCTCACGCACGCTGTGCTTGAGGCAGAAGCCCCAGCGCCGGGCGTAATAGGACGTTACGTAGGGGATGGCCTCTGGCAGATCAGGCCGGGAGTAGAGATGCTCCTGCAAATCCTCAAGGGACAGCATGAGATCCACGGGCTCGGAATAGCCCACCACATGCAGATTGCAGTGAGAAAAATCGGCGATAACCTCGCCGTCGGGGCCTGTCAGCCGTGCTCCGGTGATGTTCCACTCATCGGGCACTGTCCAGTCGAATACCTGACTGCCTGACGGAACTTCATGTATTTGCAGACCCGGCAGTTCTTCCTTGAGTATGGAAAGAGTCTGCCGAACGCCATTACCGGTAATGCTCCGGCAAATGGGGAAAAGCCGCTGAAGAAAACTGTGAAGATTTGGCATGGAAAGAGCCTTGTAGTCTCTTGCCCGCCCGGGGGGGGCGCGGGCATAAAAATATGGTAAACAAACCTGCCGCCTTGTGTGGGCCATTGTGGCAAAGCAAAAACGACATCTTCCCTCCTGCACAGATGGCGGACCCCATGGGCCGCCCCACGCGCGCGCTGGCCCCCGTTCGGAACCTTCTCGCACGCTCTCCCCTCGTTGCTTCACCCCGACATCCGGCCGGAAGCACCGCCGCGTCGCGGTACAGGCGTCCGAGCGCTATCGGGTATCTCAAGGCCGGGGTGTCTGCCCCAGTCCGTGTATCTCCCCGGCATATGGGCTATACGGCGCATACGGAAGCAAAAAGACCGCTGATTGTCCAGCACTGTTTGCATAATATGCGAAAAATAGGGAATAAGTTTTTGTAACTGGCTTTTTGGATTAATAATTTTTTTTATTATCGCAAGCCCTACATTGCGCCATGCCAGAGCAATTCCGGGCCATCTGTCACACTACTGTAACAAAACCCCGCGCGGCCATGCGCATACGTTCCGCCTGCCGAAAGAGCCTTGGCACGGTGCACTGCCGGAGCGGCTGCGCGTCAAGGGCTGGGCCTTTTCAGGCGCACCAACGTCAAAGGCTCCCCACGCTGTGGGGAGCCTTTGGAATGAAGCAACGCCGCCAAACGGAATACATCAGCGTTTCCCCAGTGGCTGTTTCTAAATTAATGATTTTGCGCCAAGGGCAAGGAAAAAGGCTTTTTTACGAAAGGAGTGTACTTTTGCGGTACATGACGAGCGTAAAAAATGGCCTTTTGACGCAGCCAATTGGACAAAAGAATTATTTAGAAACAGTCCCTAGAGCATTTAACACTTGAAATGCTCGCGTACGGCAGGCAAAAGCCCGCCTACTCGCTTTT
This DNA window, taken from Desulfovibrio sp. 86, encodes the following:
- a CDS encoding LysO family transporter; translation: MFIAMGLMLLGIAVGLLLRGRPLAAKLTRCVTPAIMLLLFALGISVGGNSTLMAALPRLGGAAIALTVGAVAGSLACVLCIRRFFRQPPEPDALTPTPDAGGQAGAPSASGREGSQA
- a CDS encoding lysine exporter LysO family protein; the encoded protein is MSGSLVILFFFGAGLLLARVGFIPDYFIEHDMTLYMLWLLMILVGISMGSDRRLGEMLRSLRPRVLLLPLATTVGTFAGTALVSLFLVYSAAECMAVGAGFAYYSLSSIFITQYKGPELGTIALISNILRELFTLLFTPLLVRFMGPTAAISCGGASTVDTTLPVITRYAGNQWVFISIVHALVLDFSVPFWVTFFCSI
- a CDS encoding DVU0298 family protein is translated as MARMRSAKQKLKDAINSPEWRSHLDEITQGGLENVGPLFSFLLLGPQTMHRAAVALGQITARLAETQPEAAKNIIRRLMWHLNEESGNIGWGIPNAFAEILAASAPLAKDFHRILVSYVIDLGHDDNFCDHDILRRSCYWGIGRLAQARPELCLGARKWLLKGLEDQDVICRGMAAWALSQLPPDLMDAPALRRLADAGLEEQCELFDGNIVYEKSVSQIARDALEKLAA
- a CDS encoding IS481 family transposase, with protein sequence MESFNQNVIKHKTGLLNLAAELGNVSRACRIMGFSRDTFYRYQTARDAGGVEALFEVSRKKPNLKNRVEEATELAVLDFAIAFPAHGQVRASNELRKTGVFVSPSGVRSIWLRHDLASMKQRLNALEKKSAEEGIVLTEAQVQALERKKHDDEACGEIESHHPGYLGSQDTFYVGTIKGVGRIYQQTFVDTYSKWAAAKLYTTKTPITGADLLNDRVLPFFTSMEMGIIRMLTDRGTEYCGRLETHDYQLYLGINNIEHTKAKARHPQTNGICERFHKTILHEFYQVAFRRKLYNSLEELQADLDVWMEHYNIERTHQGKKCCGRTPLQTLLDGKQIWKEKVGQLN
- a CDS encoding DUF4910 domain-containing protein, which produces MPNLHSFLQRLFPICRSITGNGVRQTLSILKEELPGLQIHEVPSGSQVFDWTVPDEWNITGARLTGPDGEVIADFSHCNLHVVGYSEPVDLMLSLEDLQEHLYSRPDLPEAIPYVTSYYARRWGFCLKHSVREKLKPGMYHAVIKSTLAPGHLTYGELVLPGHSEKEVFLSTYVCHPSMANNELSGPVVAMALARWLQTAPRRYTYRFVFVPETIGSITYLSKNYLQLRERVVAGFNLTCLGDDRAYSYLPSRKGNTLADKAALHVLQHFAPDFVRYTFHDRGSDERQYCSPGIDLPLCSVMRTKYHVFPEYHTSLDDCSLVTEQGLHGGFEIMRKVLASIEENVTYQCKVLCEPQLGKRGLYPTLSTRYSCTEQVDLMMDLLAYADGSMSLLDEAEIVGADVFRCGDVMRQLEEQGVVIRKMDD